Proteins from a single region of Bradyrhizobium diazoefficiens:
- a CDS encoding ABC transporter ATP-binding protein, translating to MLEVSGLVKRFGGFIAVNNVSFRVDQGEIVGLIGPNGSGKSTIFNMLSGTLVPSSGSIRFDGSEIAGLPPHRIINRGIGRTFQIPRPFRRLSIFENVALAGFYGQGCHSRVKAEEAAERSLALVGLPTDRHAGVDGLGAAGLKKLELAKALATAPKLLLADESLGGLDETEMDQAADMLRNIRDELGITIIWVEHIMGVLMRVVDRVMVLDHGEKISEGLPSAVAGDPRVIEVYLGTDAETTQAAAAEARRRAGG from the coding sequence GTGCTGGAGGTCAGCGGGCTGGTGAAGCGGTTCGGCGGCTTCATCGCCGTTAACAACGTGTCGTTTCGGGTCGATCAGGGCGAGATCGTCGGTCTGATCGGACCCAATGGCTCGGGCAAGAGTACGATCTTCAACATGCTCTCGGGCACGCTGGTGCCAAGTTCCGGATCGATCCGGTTCGATGGCTCGGAGATCGCCGGCCTTCCGCCACACCGGATCATCAACCGCGGTATCGGCCGTACCTTCCAGATCCCGCGGCCGTTCCGCCGTCTCTCCATTTTCGAGAACGTCGCGCTCGCTGGCTTCTACGGCCAGGGTTGTCACAGCCGTGTCAAGGCCGAGGAGGCGGCCGAGCGCTCACTCGCGTTGGTGGGTTTGCCGACCGATCGCCACGCCGGCGTCGACGGCCTGGGAGCGGCTGGGCTCAAGAAACTGGAGCTCGCGAAAGCACTCGCGACCGCACCCAAACTTCTTCTCGCCGACGAAAGCCTCGGCGGCCTCGACGAGACCGAGATGGACCAGGCCGCCGACATGCTGCGCAACATCCGCGACGAGCTCGGCATCACCATCATCTGGGTCGAGCACATCATGGGCGTCCTGATGCGCGTCGTCGATCGCGTCATGGTGCTCGATCATGGCGAGAAGATCTCGGAAGGGTTGCCGAGCGCGGTTGCCGGCGATCCGCGCGTCATCGAGGTCTATCTCGGCACGGATGCCGAGACCACGCAGGCTGCGGCCGCGGAAGCGCGCCGCCGCGCCGGAGGCTAG
- a CDS encoding branched-chain amino acid ABC transporter permease translates to MTRRGWLAAWGIGLAALVALPFVYRDPYHLHILVLILIWSFAYTSWSMMGRFGLVSLGHGGFMGIGAYVPALLWNHLGLSPWIGIPVSMVAAGVLALIVGYPCFRFRITGHYFVLVTLALSGIVLQVITATRDYTGGSLGYTPNRASGNKLLALQFDDKSTWYLIALAVWLAGIVVWHLIDRSMSRHALEAISEDEDAAAAAGVNVTAEKLKITLISAVMTALAGAIYCQYQMFTTPDTVSGIAVSLQMVFAAIVGGLFVSLGPTIGAVITILLAETLRVGFGTRAVGWDSLVYGVLLVLFIIFLPKGILGSLLDRLKPQRKVPRAHEQKAVQIARP, encoded by the coding sequence ATGACGAGGCGGGGCTGGCTTGCGGCGTGGGGGATAGGATTGGCGGCGCTGGTCGCGCTGCCCTTTGTCTACCGCGATCCCTATCATCTGCACATTCTCGTGCTGATCCTGATCTGGTCGTTTGCCTATACATCGTGGTCGATGATGGGGCGGTTCGGCCTGGTCTCGCTCGGGCATGGCGGTTTCATGGGGATCGGCGCCTATGTCCCCGCGCTGCTCTGGAATCATCTCGGCCTCTCGCCTTGGATCGGCATCCCCGTCAGCATGGTCGCGGCCGGCGTGCTGGCGCTGATCGTCGGTTACCCCTGTTTCCGCTTCCGCATCACCGGGCACTATTTCGTGCTGGTGACGCTCGCGCTCTCCGGCATCGTGCTCCAGGTCATCACCGCGACGCGCGACTATACCGGCGGGTCGCTCGGCTACACGCCGAACCGCGCCTCAGGCAACAAGCTGCTGGCGCTGCAATTCGACGACAAGAGCACCTGGTATCTGATCGCGCTTGCCGTGTGGCTCGCCGGCATCGTTGTCTGGCACTTGATCGACCGCAGCATGAGCCGCCATGCACTCGAGGCGATCTCCGAGGACGAGGACGCGGCGGCCGCTGCCGGCGTGAACGTCACTGCGGAGAAACTCAAGATCACGCTGATCAGCGCTGTGATGACGGCGCTGGCAGGCGCAATCTACTGCCAGTATCAGATGTTCACTACGCCCGACACGGTGTCCGGCATCGCCGTGTCGCTGCAGATGGTGTTCGCGGCCATCGTCGGCGGCCTCTTCGTCTCGCTCGGTCCGACCATCGGTGCCGTCATCACCATCCTGCTCGCCGAGACCTTGCGCGTCGGCTTCGGCACCAGGGCGGTGGGCTGGGACAGCCTCGTCTATGGTGTGTTGCTGGTGCTTTTCATCATATTCCTTCCCAAGGGCATCCTTGGTAGCCTGCTCGACCGATTGAAGCCGCAACGCAAGGTGCCCCGCGCTCATGAGCAAAAAGCCGTCCAAATCGCTCGCCCATGA
- a CDS encoding ABC transporter substrate-binding protein — MKNTIARLAGALLALTLTTGLAAAQSKVTIAVGGGACLCYLPTVLAKQLGEYEKAGLNVDLVDLKGGSDALKAVLGGSADVVSGYFDHCVNLAAKKQELQAFVVYDRYPGLVLVVAPSHTADIKSVKDLAGKKVGVSAPGSSTDFFLKYLLKKNGLDPAGTAVIGVGLGATAVAAMEQGQIDAAVMLDPSVTVLQGSHKDLRILSDTRTQKDTLETFGGEYPGGALYSTVAWINSHEKETQALTNAMLATIAWIHSHSPEEIMAKMPDEMVGKNKDLYLAALKNTIPMFSETGKMDPKGADAVLAVFSVGSPEVANAKIDVSKTFTNKFVDEAKKITGSAK; from the coding sequence ATGAAGAACACGATTGCCAGGCTTGCCGGCGCGCTGCTCGCGCTGACGCTCACCACAGGTCTTGCCGCAGCGCAAAGCAAGGTGACCATCGCGGTCGGTGGCGGCGCCTGCCTCTGCTATTTGCCCACCGTGCTGGCCAAGCAGCTCGGCGAATACGAGAAGGCCGGCCTCAATGTCGATCTCGTGGACCTCAAGGGCGGCTCGGACGCGCTCAAGGCCGTGCTCGGCGGCAGCGCGGACGTGGTGTCCGGCTATTTCGACCATTGCGTCAATCTGGCGGCCAAGAAGCAGGAGCTGCAGGCATTCGTGGTCTATGACCGATACCCCGGCCTCGTGCTGGTGGTCGCGCCATCGCACACGGCGGATATCAAGTCGGTCAAGGATCTCGCTGGCAAGAAGGTCGGTGTCAGCGCGCCCGGCTCCTCCACCGACTTCTTCCTGAAATATCTCCTGAAGAAGAACGGGCTCGATCCCGCCGGCACCGCCGTGATCGGTGTCGGCCTTGGCGCCACGGCCGTGGCCGCAATGGAGCAGGGGCAGATCGACGCCGCGGTGATGCTCGATCCCTCCGTCACCGTGCTCCAGGGCAGCCACAAGGATCTGCGCATCCTCAGCGACACCCGTACGCAGAAGGACACGCTTGAGACCTTCGGCGGCGAATACCCGGGCGGCGCCCTGTATTCGACCGTGGCCTGGATCAACAGCCACGAGAAGGAAACCCAGGCGCTGACCAACGCGATGCTTGCCACGATCGCCTGGATCCATTCGCATTCGCCCGAGGAGATCATGGCGAAGATGCCTGACGAGATGGTCGGCAAGAACAAGGACCTTTATCTCGCCGCACTCAAGAACACGATCCCGATGTTCTCCGAGACCGGCAAGATGGATCCGAAGGGCGCGGACGCCGTGCTCGCGGTGTTCAGCGTCGGCTCGCCCGAGGTGGCGAACGCCAAGATCGACGTCAGCAAGACCTTTACCAACAAGTTCGTCGACGAGGCCAAGAAGATCACGGGGAGCGCCAAATAA
- a CDS encoding branched-chain amino acid ABC transporter permease, with product MQAFLDIFDIYLLEAVINGILLGGVLALLALGLNLIFGVIDVTWICYAELVMIGMYAMYFMVQYYGISYFIAAPLTILLVALLGALLHYLVIAPLLTAPPINQLLATGGVLFVLQSFATVAFGVDFRNLGIRLPVLAFGDMNFSYARLLSFLAALVGMVAVYLFMTRTFTGTAIRAISQDRQIMALMGVDTKRIYLITSAIGGGLAGLAACLLVLQYDVHPFVGLSFGPITFLICVLGGLGNFIGGFIAAFVFAEIISLGGLFSDLEWGYVLAFAFFIAMMFIRPAGLLARRR from the coding sequence ATGCAGGCGTTTCTGGACATTTTCGACATCTATCTGCTGGAGGCCGTGATCAACGGCATCCTGCTCGGCGGCGTGCTGGCGCTGCTCGCGCTCGGACTGAACCTGATCTTCGGCGTCATCGACGTGACCTGGATCTGCTACGCCGAGCTCGTGATGATCGGCATGTATGCCATGTATTTCATGGTGCAGTATTACGGCATCAGCTATTTCATCGCCGCGCCCCTGACCATCCTGCTCGTCGCGCTCCTCGGCGCGCTACTGCATTATCTGGTGATCGCGCCGCTATTGACAGCGCCGCCGATCAACCAGCTGCTGGCGACCGGCGGCGTGCTGTTCGTGCTTCAGAGTTTTGCCACCGTCGCCTTCGGCGTCGACTTCCGCAACCTCGGCATCCGCCTGCCGGTGCTCGCTTTCGGCGACATGAACTTTAGCTACGCGCGCCTTCTGTCGTTCCTGGCCGCGTTGGTCGGCATGGTCGCGGTCTATCTGTTCATGACGCGCACCTTCACCGGGACCGCGATCCGCGCCATCTCGCAGGACCGGCAGATCATGGCGCTGATGGGCGTCGACACCAAACGCATCTACCTCATTACGTCCGCGATCGGCGGCGGGCTCGCCGGGCTCGCCGCTTGCCTCCTGGTGCTGCAATATGATGTGCATCCCTTCGTCGGCCTCTCCTTCGGGCCGATCACCTTCCTGATCTGCGTGCTCGGGGGTCTGGGCAATTTCATCGGCGGCTTTATCGCGGCCTTCGTGTTCGCCGAGATCATCTCGCTTGGCGGCCTATTCTCCGATCTCGAATGGGGCTACGTGCTCGCCTTCGCCTTTTTCATCGCCATGATGTTCATCCGGCCCGCGGGCCTGCTCGCGAGGCGCCGATGA
- a CDS encoding ABC transporter permease/substrate-binding protein, whose amino-acid sequence MMADPRWGEALSHLPDYLGNHVRVSLAALALGLVVSLPLAILTRNRPAPRAILLALASIVQTVPGLALLALFYPLLLLAASVTLAWFGVSFSAFGFLPAMLALALYSMLPVLRNGITGLNGIDPALLEAAKGVGMTARQSLVMVELPLALPVMMAGVRTAAVWVIGTATLSTPIGQTSLGNYIFAGLQTQNWVFVLFGCFASALLTLAVDQLLGLVESGLRQRGRLRAGLGAIGIAALVAATLVPTMGRSSSGYVVGAKTFAEQYVLSALLRDRLQAAGLSATARSGLGSSVIFGALKAGDIDLYVDYSGTLWANQLHRTDIKPRAELVAELKTALAKDNITLLGELGFENAYALVMPKKRAEELHIRTVADLVAHASTMSIAGDYEFFSRPEWAALQQAYGLQFRAQRQMQPDFMYAAVASGEVDVIAGYTSDGLIAKYDLVALDDPKHAIPPYDAILLLAPKRAGDERLKSAMSPLLGKIDITTMREANLRASGNDANSSPDAVAKWLWQKIGRP is encoded by the coding sequence ATGATGGCAGATCCGCGCTGGGGCGAGGCGCTGTCGCATTTGCCCGACTATCTCGGCAACCATGTGCGGGTGAGCCTTGCCGCGCTCGCACTTGGCCTCGTTGTCAGCCTACCGCTGGCGATCCTGACACGCAACCGTCCCGCCCCGCGCGCCATCCTGCTCGCCCTCGCCAGCATCGTGCAGACTGTGCCAGGGCTGGCACTGCTCGCGTTGTTCTATCCGCTGCTGCTGCTCGCCGCCTCTGTGACGCTTGCCTGGTTCGGCGTCTCTTTCTCCGCGTTCGGCTTCCTCCCGGCCATGCTGGCGCTGGCGCTCTATTCGATGCTCCCGGTGCTGCGCAACGGCATCACCGGGCTCAACGGCATCGACCCGGCGCTGCTCGAAGCCGCCAAGGGCGTCGGCATGACCGCGCGGCAGTCGCTTGTGATGGTCGAGCTGCCGCTGGCGCTGCCGGTGATGATGGCGGGTGTCCGCACCGCCGCAGTGTGGGTGATCGGTACCGCGACGCTGTCGACGCCGATCGGGCAAACCAGTCTCGGCAACTATATTTTTGCAGGACTCCAGACCCAGAACTGGGTCTTCGTGCTGTTCGGCTGCTTTGCGTCGGCCCTGCTCACGCTCGCCGTCGATCAGCTGCTCGGCTTGGTCGAGAGCGGGCTGCGCCAGCGCGGCCGCCTCCGCGCCGGGCTCGGCGCGATCGGGATCGCGGCGCTGGTTGCCGCAACCCTGGTGCCGACGATGGGACGTTCGTCCTCCGGCTATGTGGTCGGTGCAAAAACCTTCGCCGAGCAATACGTGCTCTCGGCCCTGCTCAGAGACCGCCTCCAGGCGGCGGGTCTCTCCGCCACCGCACGGTCCGGTCTCGGCTCCAGCGTGATCTTCGGGGCGCTAAAGGCCGGCGACATCGATCTCTATGTCGACTATTCGGGCACGCTCTGGGCCAACCAGCTGCACCGCACTGACATCAAGCCGCGCGCGGAGTTGGTGGCGGAGCTGAAGACGGCACTCGCCAAGGACAACATCACCCTGCTTGGCGAGCTCGGCTTCGAGAATGCCTATGCGCTGGTGATGCCGAAGAAGCGAGCCGAGGAGCTTCATATCCGCACCGTCGCCGATCTCGTCGCACACGCATCGACGATGTCCATCGCCGGCGACTACGAATTTTTCTCGCGGCCGGAATGGGCGGCGCTGCAACAGGCCTATGGCCTCCAGTTCCGCGCGCAGCGTCAGATGCAGCCGGATTTCATGTATGCAGCAGTTGCGAGCGGCGAGGTCGACGTGATCGCCGGCTACACCAGTGACGGCCTGATCGCAAAATACGATCTCGTCGCGCTCGACGATCCCAAGCACGCGATCCCGCCCTACGATGCGATCCTGCTGCTCGCCCCCAAGCGCGCCGGCGACGAGCGGCTCAAGTCGGCCATGAGCCCGCTCCTCGGTAAGATCGATATCACCACCATGCGCGAAGCGAACCTGCGCGCCAGTGGCAACGATGCGAACTCGTCGCCGGATGCGGTGGCGAAGTGGCTGTGGCAGAAGATCGGGCGACCGTAG
- a CDS encoding ABC transporter permease, producing the protein MRREGSPFQGLSTVFVKELSDHVSSIRMLMLELLIVSTALAALYEAISSLRQNTAEDPFLLLRLFTIDQAPLPSFVAILGFLIPLMAIGLGFDAVNSEHNRRTMSRILAQPIYRDALLMGKFLAALATIGISLAALWLLVIGLGLIFLGVPPGGEEIARSAVFLIVAIFYAGVWLSLAMLLSTVFRSAATAALVALGIWLFLTVLWPMLAPALAQVIVPADPRYALLGLNDPATAVWTQELLRLSPNDLFGEAMLAVLSPTTRTLGPVFLDQLRGAVMGAPLPFGESIMIAWPQTVGLVAGTIILFAFSYVLFQRQEVRA; encoded by the coding sequence ATGCGGCGTGAAGGATCACCGTTTCAGGGATTGTCGACGGTGTTCGTCAAGGAGCTCTCCGACCACGTCTCCAGCATCCGGATGCTGATGCTGGAGCTGCTGATCGTCTCCACGGCACTTGCCGCGCTCTATGAAGCGATCAGCAGCCTCAGGCAGAACACGGCCGAAGATCCGTTTCTCCTGCTGCGGTTGTTCACGATCGACCAGGCGCCTTTGCCGTCCTTTGTCGCGATCCTCGGCTTTCTCATTCCGCTGATGGCGATTGGGCTCGGCTTCGACGCGGTCAATAGCGAGCACAACAGGCGAACGATGTCGCGCATCCTGGCGCAGCCGATCTATCGCGATGCGCTGCTGATGGGCAAGTTCCTTGCCGCCCTTGCCACGATCGGGATCAGCCTCGCCGCCTTGTGGCTGCTGGTGATCGGCCTCGGACTGATCTTCCTCGGCGTGCCGCCCGGGGGCGAGGAGATCGCGCGATCGGCGGTATTCCTGATCGTGGCGATCTTCTACGCTGGCGTCTGGTTGTCGCTGGCGATGCTGCTCTCCACTGTGTTCCGGTCGGCTGCCACCGCGGCGCTGGTCGCGCTGGGCATCTGGCTGTTCCTGACAGTGCTCTGGCCGATGTTGGCCCCGGCCCTGGCGCAGGTGATCGTGCCGGCCGATCCGCGCTACGCGCTGCTCGGCCTGAACGATCCGGCCACCGCGGTCTGGACGCAGGAGCTGCTCCGACTGTCGCCGAACGACCTGTTCGGAGAAGCGATGCTGGCCGTGCTGTCGCCGACGACCCGCACGCTTGGACCGGTGTTCCTCGATCAGCTCCGCGGCGCCGTCATGGGCGCGCCGCTGCCGTTCGGCGAAAGCATCATGATTGCATGGCCGCAGACCGTCGGCCTCGTCGCCGGTACCATTATTCTGTTCGCGTTCAGCTATGTGCTGTTCCAGCGGCAGGAGGTGAGGGCGTGA
- a CDS encoding ABC transporter ATP-binding protein, which produces MLELRSVNAGYGTFQALFDVDLDVKAGEAVGVIGPNGAGKTTLMRVISGLIRPSRGSIAMEGVDVLATPAHRIVSLGIAHVPENRRLFPQLTVDDNLKMGAFMKEARGHYAERLEVVFDLFPRLKERRRQMAGTMSGGEQQMCAIGRALMSNPKLLLLDEPSAGLAPVVVQQVFELVKRIRARGLTVLIVEQNVQQVLRVVDRAYLIEAGTIRASGTSAEMMLSSTVKEAYLGV; this is translated from the coding sequence ATGCTGGAACTGCGATCCGTCAACGCCGGCTATGGCACCTTCCAGGCGCTGTTCGACGTCGATCTCGACGTCAAAGCCGGGGAGGCCGTCGGCGTCATCGGTCCGAACGGCGCCGGCAAGACCACACTGATGCGCGTCATCTCCGGCCTGATCCGTCCCTCGCGCGGGTCGATCGCCATGGAAGGCGTCGACGTCCTGGCGACGCCGGCGCACAGGATCGTCAGCCTCGGGATTGCGCATGTGCCGGAGAACCGGCGGCTGTTTCCGCAGCTCACGGTCGACGACAATTTGAAAATGGGCGCCTTCATGAAGGAGGCGCGCGGCCATTATGCCGAGCGGCTCGAGGTCGTGTTCGACCTGTTTCCGCGACTGAAGGAACGTCGCCGCCAGATGGCTGGCACGATGTCCGGCGGCGAGCAGCAGATGTGCGCGATCGGTCGCGCGCTGATGTCGAATCCAAAACTTCTGCTGCTCGACGAGCCCTCGGCGGGGCTGGCGCCGGTCGTGGTGCAACAGGTCTTCGAACTCGTGAAGCGGATCCGCGCGAGGGGGCTGACGGTGCTGATCGTCGAGCAGAATGTGCAGCAGGTGCTGCGCGTGGTCGACCGCGCCTATCTGATCGAGGCCGGCACGATCCGCGCATCAGGCACCTCGGCCGAGATGATGTTGAGCAGCACGGTCAAGGAAGCTTATCTCGGGGTGTGA
- a CDS encoding ABC transporter ATP-binding protein has product MTTPTAVALQDAKVAFRLGDGRVYTAVEKAHLAVAQGEFVAIVGPTGCGKSTLLNVAAGLLKPAAGSVKIFDRPLAGLNRDAGYLFQADALFPWKTALDNVAIGLEIKGTPRAEALPQAQKWLTSVGLGAFAARYPHMLSGGQRKRIALAQVLIRDPRILLMDEPFGPLDAQTRQVMGNLLLDLWNADRKALLFVTHDLEEAIALADRVVIMSAGPSSRIIGDWRVQLARPRDIFEVRMDKEFHALHREIWSVLKDEVMKGYAQSTHAAEAV; this is encoded by the coding sequence ATGACAACGCCCACGGCAGTGGCGCTGCAAGATGCCAAGGTTGCGTTCCGGCTGGGGGACGGGCGGGTCTACACGGCGGTGGAAAAGGCCCATCTCGCAGTCGCGCAAGGCGAGTTCGTCGCCATCGTCGGCCCGACCGGCTGCGGGAAATCCACGCTGCTTAACGTCGCGGCCGGCCTGCTCAAGCCGGCGGCCGGCAGCGTCAAGATCTTCGACCGGCCGCTCGCGGGGCTGAATCGGGATGCCGGCTACCTGTTCCAGGCCGACGCGTTATTCCCTTGGAAGACCGCGCTCGACAATGTCGCGATCGGGCTCGAGATCAAGGGTACGCCGCGGGCGGAGGCGCTGCCGCAGGCGCAGAAATGGCTCACCTCCGTCGGCCTCGGCGCCTTTGCGGCCCGCTATCCGCACATGCTCTCCGGCGGCCAGCGCAAGCGCATCGCGCTGGCGCAGGTCCTGATCCGCGACCCCAGGATCCTCCTGATGGACGAGCCGTTCGGGCCGCTTGATGCGCAGACCCGACAGGTGATGGGCAATCTGCTACTCGATCTCTGGAATGCCGACCGCAAGGCCCTGCTCTTCGTGACCCACGACCTCGAAGAGGCGATCGCGCTCGCCGACCGCGTCGTGATCATGTCGGCCGGGCCGTCCTCGCGCATCATCGGCGACTGGCGCGTGCAGCTCGCCCGCCCGCGCGATATCTTTGAGGTGCGGATGGACAAGGAGTTCCACGCACTGCACCGCGAGATCTGGAGCGTGCTCAAGGACGAGGTGATGAAGGGCTACGCGCAATCTACCCACGCGGCGGAGGCGGTCTGA
- a CDS encoding ABC transporter ATP-binding protein, with protein MLSQPTISYRHVTKSFGPLKAVDDVSLEIAEGEFVAVVGGSGSGKTTLLRLANRLIEADGGTITVEGEDVGNVDPVALRRRIGYVFQSGGLFPHLSVADNIGITPRLLGAPPAEIAARVDELIELVQLDRISHRDRLPETLSGGQRQRVGVARALAAKPRIVLMDEPFGALDPLTRDALGDDYRSLHRRLGLTTVMITHDMTEAILLADRIAVMRGGKLLAQGTPSELSNSRDAYVLELLRTPRRQVERLNALLLESGAA; from the coding sequence ATGCTTTCCCAGCCGACGATCAGCTACCGCCATGTCACCAAGAGCTTCGGCCCTCTCAAGGCGGTCGACGACGTCTCGCTGGAAATCGCCGAGGGCGAGTTTGTGGCCGTCGTGGGCGGCTCAGGCTCGGGCAAGACCACGCTGCTGCGGCTCGCCAACCGGCTGATCGAGGCCGATGGCGGCACCATCACGGTCGAGGGCGAGGATGTGGGAAATGTCGATCCGGTCGCGCTGCGGCGCCGGATCGGCTACGTCTTCCAAAGCGGCGGGCTGTTTCCGCATCTCAGCGTCGCCGACAATATCGGGATCACCCCAAGGCTGCTCGGCGCGCCCCCAGCCGAGATCGCTGCGCGCGTCGACGAGCTGATCGAGCTCGTGCAGCTCGACCGAATCTCCCACCGCGACCGTCTTCCGGAGACGCTCTCCGGCGGGCAACGCCAGCGCGTCGGCGTGGCGCGGGCGCTGGCGGCAAAACCGCGCATCGTGCTGATGGACGAACCGTTCGGTGCGCTCGATCCCCTCACCCGCGATGCGCTCGGCGACGATTATCGTTCACTGCATCGCCGCCTCGGGCTGACCACGGTCATGATCACACACGACATGACGGAAGCGATTTTGCTCGCCGACCGCATCGCCGTGATGCGCGGCGGAAAGCTGCTCGCGCAAGGCACGCCGTCGGAGCTCTCGAATAGCAGGGACGCCTATGTGCTCGAGCTACTGCGCACGCCACGGCGCCAGGTCGAACGGCTGAACGCGCTGCTGCTAGAGAGCGGTGCCGCATGA
- a CDS encoding ABC transporter permease, giving the protein MSRVTLLALQVLVAIVSIALWQFFSSVPVFGKVLLPPFFFSNPVDVFSHIVKWFASGVIWKHLAITLWESILAFVIGSVGGVLVGFWFARQPLVAAVFDPYVKMANALPRVVLAPIFALWLGLGIWSKVALGVTLVFFIVFFNVYQGVKEVSRTVLDNGRMLGMNEGQLMRHVYWPSALSWMFSSLHTSVGFAVVGAVVGEYLGSAAGLGYLIQQAEGIFDVAGVFAGMFVLSAFVILIDFGVTLVERRLLVWRPTAADGRG; this is encoded by the coding sequence ATGTCGCGCGTCACGCTGCTTGCGCTGCAAGTCCTGGTCGCGATCGTCAGCATCGCACTATGGCAATTCTTTTCGAGCGTCCCGGTATTCGGAAAAGTCCTGCTGCCGCCGTTCTTCTTCTCAAATCCCGTCGATGTGTTCAGCCACATCGTGAAGTGGTTTGCCTCCGGTGTGATCTGGAAGCATCTGGCAATTACGCTCTGGGAATCCATCCTCGCCTTCGTGATCGGCTCGGTTGGCGGCGTACTGGTCGGCTTCTGGTTTGCGCGGCAGCCGCTGGTCGCCGCGGTATTCGACCCTTACGTGAAGATGGCCAACGCATTGCCGCGCGTCGTACTGGCGCCGATCTTCGCGCTGTGGCTGGGGCTCGGCATCTGGTCAAAAGTCGCGCTCGGCGTGACGCTGGTGTTCTTCATCGTGTTCTTCAACGTCTACCAGGGCGTCAAGGAGGTCAGCCGCACCGTGCTCGACAACGGCCGCATGCTCGGCATGAATGAGGGGCAGTTGATGCGGCACGTCTATTGGCCGTCGGCGCTGTCGTGGATGTTCTCTTCGCTGCACACCTCGGTCGGATTCGCCGTGGTCGGAGCCGTCGTGGGCGAATATCTGGGATCGGCGGCGGGGCTCGGTTATCTCATTCAGCAGGCCGAAGGCATATTCGATGTCGCCGGCGTGTTCGCCGGCATGTTCGTGCTGTCGGCCTTCGTCATCCTGATCGACTTTGGCGTCACGCTGGTGGAGCGGCGCCTGCTGGTCTGGCGGCCGACGGCTGCAGACGGCAGAGGGTAA
- a CDS encoding NUDIX hydrolase — MTSPIIHRVTTLELAVRPVVWPFAEERRAEIEAHFAEQQRARPSLWNGRILLGRDPVFTDGRLAATYFETDFASFLAWRDWGFPDPTVFNGFGMGALRASDGAFVMGEMAHHTANPGRIYFASGTPDLDDVKGSTLDIPGSVVRELEEETGLLPADYSADADWHCVVTGSALAMIQILNLDMPGEAVRARIEANLACQDEPELSAIHLVRGMDDLAPTMPRFVTAFIAQQFAAR, encoded by the coding sequence ATGACCTCACCAATCATTCATCGCGTCACGACGCTTGAACTTGCCGTGCGCCCCGTCGTGTGGCCGTTTGCCGAGGAGCGGCGCGCTGAGATCGAGGCGCATTTCGCCGAGCAGCAGCGTGCGCGGCCAAGTCTCTGGAACGGTCGTATCCTGCTCGGGCGCGATCCCGTCTTCACCGATGGCCGTCTCGCCGCGACCTATTTCGAGACGGATTTCGCGAGCTTCCTGGCCTGGCGCGATTGGGGCTTTCCCGATCCGACCGTGTTCAACGGATTCGGCATGGGGGCGCTGCGCGCCTCCGACGGCGCCTTCGTGATGGGAGAGATGGCGCACCACACGGCCAATCCAGGGCGTATTTATTTCGCGTCGGGTACGCCCGATCTCGACGACGTCAAAGGCAGCACGCTCGACATTCCCGGCAGCGTCGTCCGCGAACTCGAGGAGGAAACCGGCCTGCTCCCCGCCGATTATTCCGCGGACGCGGACTGGCACTGTGTCGTCACTGGCAGCGCACTTGCAATGATACAGATCCTCAACCTGGATATGCCGGGTGAGGCGGTTCGCGCGCGGATAGAAGCCAATCTCGCCTGTCAGGACGAGCCGGAGCTGTCGGCCATCCATCTGGTACGCGGGATGGATGATCTCGCCCCAACCATGCCGCGATTCGTCACGGCCTTCATCGCGCAGCAGTTCGCCGCGCGCTGA